In Lysinibacillus sp. FSL M8-0337, the following proteins share a genomic window:
- a CDS encoding TlpA disulfide reductase family protein produces the protein MMKRKKILLVISLVVVLSLIGIAVKNEIYKETQPNLIVDKQTGAKMLNFKSPLTHLDESSTTLEAYKGKILIINFWASWCGPCQEEAPDLNTFYEQKPNNVELLAINATSNDSRENAIKFQQLYNISFPIFLDYDRALGKAFEVMAYPTTFIIDAEGTLRYTVEGQVTQKDLQQFLSNL, from the coding sequence ATGATGAAACGTAAAAAGATTTTATTGGTCATTTCTTTGGTAGTAGTACTATCACTCATTGGCATTGCTGTGAAAAATGAAATATACAAAGAGACCCAACCTAATTTGATTGTAGATAAACAAACAGGGGCAAAGATGCTTAACTTTAAAAGCCCATTAACACACTTAGATGAATCCTCAACGACATTAGAAGCATATAAAGGGAAAATTCTTATTATAAATTTTTGGGCTTCTTGGTGCGGTCCTTGTCAGGAGGAAGCACCGGATTTAAATACTTTTTATGAGCAAAAACCAAATAATGTTGAGTTGCTAGCAATCAATGCGACTTCAAATGATAGTCGTGAAAATGCAATCAAGTTTCAACAATTATACAATATAAGTTTTCCTATTTTCTTAGATTATGATCGAGCACTTGGGAAGGCTTTCGAAGTCATGGCTTACCCTACTACCTTTATTATTGATGCTGAGGGTACTTTGAGATATACAGTCGAGGGGCAAGTTACACAAAAGGACTTACAGCAGTTCCTTTCGAATCTGTAA